Proteins encoded together in one Rosa rugosa unplaced genomic scaffold, drRosRugo1.1 SCAFFOLD_213, whole genome shotgun sequence window:
- the LOC133724197 gene encoding uncharacterized protein LOC133724197 isoform X2 — protein MQRKERKRSMKRGRGLDFWASTIIYKRGERLGHGSDIHAIEIVGYLKVGNFVSRELQRCPIASFDLGRQVSNKLLFHCNLSHSLIKGLL, from the exons ATGCAgaggaaagaaaggaaaagaagcatGAAAAGAGGAAGAGGATTGGATTTTTGGGCGTCTACAATAATTTACAAGAGGGGTGAAAGATTGGGGCATGGTTCAGATATACATGCAATTGAGATTGTTGGGTATCTGAAAGTAGGCAACTTTGTTTCTAGGGAACTTCAAAG GTGCCCTATTGCTTCGTTTGATTTGGGTCGTCAAGTATCGAATAAGTTATTGTTTCATTGCAATTTAAGCCACAGCCTTATTAAAG GACTCTTATGA
- the LOC133724197 gene encoding uncharacterized protein LOC133724197 isoform X1, which produces MQRKERKRSMKRGRGLDFWASTIIYKRGERLGHGSDIHAIEIVGYLKVGNFVSRELQRCPIASFDLGRQVSNKLLFHCNLSHSLIKGKIKHSHISLCKMETP; this is translated from the exons ATGCAgaggaaagaaaggaaaagaagcatGAAAAGAGGAAGAGGATTGGATTTTTGGGCGTCTACAATAATTTACAAGAGGGGTGAAAGATTGGGGCATGGTTCAGATATACATGCAATTGAGATTGTTGGGTATCTGAAAGTAGGCAACTTTGTTTCTAGGGAACTTCAAAG GTGCCCTATTGCTTCGTTTGATTTGGGTCGTCAAGTATCGAATAAGTTATTGTTTCATTGCAATTTAAGCCACAGCCTTATTAAAG GAAAAATCAAGCACTCGCATATATCTTTGTGCAAGATGGAAACTCCTTGA